The Ananas comosus cultivar F153 linkage group 2, ASM154086v1, whole genome shotgun sequence genome contains a region encoding:
- the LOC109724996 gene encoding putative squamosa promoter-binding-like protein 19 — translation MGSRGRAWSVFDAVRSFPSTPEALMAQIDAAIAAHEYTHATALLSASPSSSPPDHDGEAKAAAAAAAAEEEVSKEGAAAAPAVGVGGGGGGGGAFDARLADKAYMAACAALSSGRPDAAVRSLRVAIANCPPDKVSAVAKLHSLLAIASAQLQKQQNKR, via the coding sequence GTCGCGGGGGCGCGCGTGGAGCGTGTTCGACGCCGTGCGCTCCTTCCCCTCCACGCCCGAGGCCCTCATGGCCCAGATCgacgccgccatcgccgcccaCGAGTACACCCACGCCACCGCCCTCCTCTCCGCCTCCCCATCCTCCTCTCCGCCCGACCACGACGGCGAggccaaggcggcggcggcggcggcggcggctgaggAGGAAGTGAGCAAAGAGGGCGCCGCCGCGGCCCCTGCCGTGggcgtgggcggcggcggcggcggcgggggggccTTCGACGCGCGGCTCGCCGACAAGGCCTACATGGCGGCGTGCGCAGCCCTCTCCTCGGGGAGGCCCGACGCCGCCGTGCGCTCGCTGCGCGTGGCGATCGCGAATTGCCCGCCCGATAAGGTCTCCGCCGTAGCGAAGCTCCACTCCCTCCTCGCCATTGCCTCCGCTCAGCTCCAGAAGCAGCAGAACAAGCGCTAG